One genomic window of Halobellus limi includes the following:
- a CDS encoding phosphoribosylglycinamide synthetase C domain-containing protein, with amino-acid sequence MDPKRFLFVSADAALITDLAWQIHREGHEVRYYVEAESDGEIGDGFVPKTDDWRGDVDWADVIVFDDVWVGDDVGTGALARELRERGKAVVGGTPNTDRLEEDRGYAMEVLEAHGVPTVEHHVFEDFDAGIQHVREHPAPYVIKPLGEVQNVKRLLYVGNEDDGSDVIDVLRAYKKAWGHRMKGFQLQRKVEGVEVAVCGFFDGSRFVDRVNFNFEHKKLFPGNIGPSTGEMGTSMFWAGQNRLFEETLGKLEGWLADEGYVGSIDLNCIVNANGIHPLEFTPRFGYPTIALQEESIESSTGEFFYDLARGNDPELEVHRGYQVGVRIVLPPFPFDDAKTYDENSRNAAVVFETDSREGIHIEDAKLVDGQWRVAGESGMPLVVTGKGDTMQAAREQAYDRIDDVVMPNMYYRDDIGERWVDGDGDRLQAWGYLGPQA; translated from the coding sequence ATGGACCCGAAGCGGTTCCTCTTCGTCTCGGCCGACGCCGCGTTGATCACCGATCTCGCGTGGCAGATCCACCGGGAGGGCCACGAGGTTCGATACTACGTCGAGGCCGAGAGCGACGGCGAGATCGGCGACGGGTTCGTCCCGAAGACCGACGACTGGCGGGGCGACGTCGACTGGGCGGACGTGATCGTCTTCGACGACGTCTGGGTCGGCGACGACGTCGGGACCGGTGCGCTCGCGCGGGAGCTCCGCGAGCGGGGGAAGGCGGTCGTCGGCGGGACGCCGAACACCGATCGACTGGAGGAGGACCGCGGCTACGCGATGGAGGTCCTCGAAGCGCACGGCGTCCCCACCGTCGAGCACCACGTCTTCGAGGACTTCGACGCGGGCATCCAGCACGTTCGAGAGCACCCCGCGCCGTACGTGATCAAGCCGCTCGGCGAGGTCCAGAACGTCAAGCGACTCCTGTACGTCGGCAACGAGGACGACGGCAGCGACGTGATCGACGTCCTCCGTGCCTACAAGAAGGCGTGGGGACACCGGATGAAGGGGTTCCAACTGCAGCGGAAGGTCGAGGGCGTGGAGGTCGCCGTCTGCGGGTTCTTCGACGGTTCGCGGTTCGTCGATCGGGTGAACTTCAACTTCGAGCACAAGAAGCTCTTCCCCGGAAACATCGGCCCGTCGACCGGTGAGATGGGCACGTCGATGTTCTGGGCGGGGCAGAACAGACTGTTCGAGGAGACTCTCGGCAAGCTCGAAGGCTGGCTCGCCGATGAGGGGTACGTCGGGAGCATCGATCTGAACTGCATCGTCAACGCGAACGGGATCCACCCGCTGGAGTTCACGCCGCGGTTCGGCTATCCGACGATCGCGCTGCAGGAGGAGTCGATCGAGTCTTCGACCGGGGAGTTCTTCTACGACCTCGCACGCGGGAACGACCCCGAACTGGAGGTCCACCGGGGCTATCAGGTCGGCGTCCGGATCGTCCTCCCACCCTTTCCGTTCGACGACGCGAAGACCTACGACGAGAACTCCCGGAACGCCGCCGTCGTCTTCGAGACCGACAGTCGAGAGGGTATCCACATCGAAGACGCGAAACTGGTCGACGGACAGTGGCGCGTCGCCGGCGAGAGCGGGATGCCCCTCGTCGTGACCGGCAAAGGCGACACGATGCAAGCCGCGCGTGAGCAGGCCTACGACAGGATCGACGACGTCGTGATGCCGAATATGTACTACCGCGACGACATCGGCGAGCGGTGGGTCGACGGCGACGGCGACCGGCTCCAGGCGTGGGGATACCTCGGGCCGCAGGCGTAG